A window of the Phycicoccus sp. M110.8 genome harbors these coding sequences:
- a CDS encoding BTAD domain-containing putative transcriptional regulator yields the protein MRVGVLGAAQAQVGDEPVDLGTRKQRALVAALAMNAGRPVSVDAIVDLLWPQDPPRGVTGTLQAYVAGLRRALEPDRPARAPSTVLVTVAPGYALRVAEDDLDATRFDRVVSRTHRRLGRHTGLHQPSGLTREELLSVVADLDEALALWRGTPYLELEDAPAAVAERARLEELRMVALEDRAVAALELGQHATVAGELEALTTAHPLRERLWGLRALALTRSGRQAEALDALREVREVLGDELGLEPGQELRDLQGAVLRQDPVLDWAPVPEAPAIEPTTRVEREGAAAARREAAASPRQDATTAAPRIRGTVPSLPDWPLVGRSEQLAELVGALERAESGTPTLAALVGEPGIGKSRLAAELAAVAVSRGVTVLLGRCSQDDGAPPLWSWQQVLRGLGRDLPDEDGDEDGGARFRTWEAIAADVLDAAASRTLLVILDDLHWADVAALRVLRLLGETMHDARLMVLGTWRNHPEPADALLDAVETFARRHAVRLDLHGLSADEASCVVEAVSHRSPSTAEAAALRGRTDGNPFFLVEYARLAREGGDLSALLAEPHAPAAVHDVLARRLQRMPEETLSLLRWAAVVGRSFDLGRLEAASGLDEDTLLDRLDPALDAGLVREDGIGRFLFGHALVRDTIYAAIPATRRARAHARLAQAMQGVPGRETELARHWLAAGPAHAARAWLAAVGAAALARRLHAYEEAAGLLRSALDTLPLDPDSTPRERYDVLTDLAEAQRWSGDWSGLIATTEELIAVAEELDDVQLLARAATTTAVGALWQSGPHGSVNEGVVRALREVLQKLPDTDDPVRCRVMLSLALEIYYGSTFEERRALCDEGLAMARRLGDEALLLDACQLAFTALWRPSTAPERRELMTEGMELAHRLGNERAYVVTTTLRAVVAAELGLPEEMWEHAAVARDGAQRLRLPYGIIVLDSLTLPWLAMAGRFEECEELMADIVRLDQQMTLSQTEDATTGAFITLRLWQGRSAEVAPTLEQFAELSPLPATSTVLLFWLRGGERERAVSCWRQHPVDLTGDDWFAMLNWCAAAEVALWLDDHAMASEAYERLAPYAGRSACAGSGNAIGPVDLFLAQAAAAVGERDLATRHADAAQELLEAWQLPLAAEWFRGQRERFAF from the coding sequence GTGAGAGTGGGTGTCCTCGGCGCCGCACAGGCGCAGGTCGGGGACGAGCCGGTGGACCTGGGCACGCGCAAGCAGCGTGCCCTCGTCGCTGCCCTGGCCATGAACGCCGGCCGCCCGGTGTCCGTGGACGCCATCGTCGACCTGCTCTGGCCGCAGGACCCTCCGCGCGGGGTCACCGGCACGCTCCAGGCGTACGTCGCCGGCCTGCGCAGGGCCCTCGAACCCGACCGGCCGGCGCGTGCCCCGTCCACGGTGCTGGTCACCGTGGCGCCGGGGTACGCGCTGCGGGTCGCCGAGGACGACCTCGACGCGACGCGGTTCGACCGGGTGGTCAGCCGCACCCACCGCCGCCTCGGCCGGCACACGGGGCTGCACCAGCCCAGCGGGCTGACGCGGGAAGAGCTGCTCTCGGTGGTCGCCGACCTCGACGAGGCGCTCGCGCTGTGGCGCGGCACGCCCTACCTCGAGCTGGAGGACGCCCCCGCCGCGGTCGCGGAGCGCGCCCGCCTCGAGGAGCTGCGGATGGTCGCCCTCGAGGACCGCGCCGTCGCCGCCCTCGAGCTCGGGCAGCACGCCACCGTCGCCGGGGAGCTCGAGGCGCTCACCACCGCGCACCCGCTGCGCGAGCGGCTCTGGGGCCTGCGCGCCCTCGCCCTGACCCGCTCCGGCCGCCAGGCCGAGGCGCTGGACGCGCTGCGCGAGGTCCGCGAGGTGCTCGGCGACGAGCTCGGTCTGGAGCCCGGGCAGGAGCTGCGCGACCTGCAGGGGGCCGTGCTGCGCCAGGACCCCGTGCTCGACTGGGCACCCGTGCCGGAGGCGCCGGCCATCGAGCCCACCACCCGGGTCGAGCGCGAGGGGGCGGCTGCCGCCCGCCGCGAGGCGGCCGCCTCACCGCGGCAGGACGCGACGACGGCGGCTCCGCGGATCCGGGGCACGGTCCCGAGCCTGCCGGACTGGCCGCTGGTCGGTCGCTCCGAGCAGCTCGCCGAGCTCGTCGGTGCGCTCGAGCGTGCCGAGTCCGGCACGCCGACGCTGGCGGCCCTGGTGGGCGAGCCCGGTATCGGCAAGAGCCGGCTCGCGGCCGAGCTCGCGGCGGTGGCCGTCTCGCGCGGGGTCACCGTGCTGCTCGGCCGGTGCTCGCAGGACGACGGCGCCCCGCCCCTGTGGTCGTGGCAGCAGGTGCTGCGCGGGCTGGGCCGCGACCTCCCCGACGAGGACGGCGACGAGGACGGTGGCGCGCGGTTCCGGACCTGGGAGGCGATCGCGGCGGACGTCCTCGACGCGGCCGCGAGCCGCACCCTGCTGGTGATCCTCGACGACCTGCACTGGGCCGACGTGGCCGCCCTGCGGGTGCTGCGCCTGCTCGGCGAGACGATGCACGACGCCCGGCTCATGGTGCTCGGCACGTGGCGCAACCACCCGGAGCCGGCCGACGCCCTGCTCGACGCGGTCGAGACCTTCGCCCGGCGGCACGCGGTGCGCCTGGACCTGCACGGCCTGTCGGCCGACGAGGCCTCCTGCGTGGTCGAGGCGGTGAGCCACCGGTCGCCGTCCACCGCCGAGGCCGCGGCGCTGCGCGGCCGCACGGACGGCAACCCGTTCTTCCTCGTCGAGTACGCCCGGCTGGCCCGCGAGGGCGGCGACCTGTCCGCCCTGCTCGCCGAGCCGCACGCCCCGGCCGCCGTGCACGACGTGCTGGCCCGGCGGCTGCAGCGCATGCCCGAGGAGACGCTGTCGCTGCTGCGGTGGGCGGCGGTCGTCGGCCGCTCGTTCGACCTCGGCCGGCTCGAGGCCGCGTCCGGGCTCGACGAGGACACCCTGCTCGACCGCCTCGACCCGGCCCTCGACGCGGGACTGGTCCGCGAGGACGGCATCGGCCGGTTCCTGTTCGGCCACGCGCTCGTGCGCGACACGATCTACGCGGCGATCCCGGCCACCCGGCGGGCGCGGGCCCACGCGCGGCTCGCGCAGGCGATGCAGGGTGTGCCGGGCCGCGAGACCGAGCTGGCGCGGCACTGGCTCGCCGCCGGCCCGGCCCACGCCGCCCGCGCGTGGCTCGCCGCGGTCGGTGCGGCCGCGCTCGCCCGCCGGCTGCACGCGTACGAGGAGGCCGCAGGGCTGCTCCGCTCGGCCCTGGACACGCTGCCCCTGGACCCGGACTCCACGCCGCGCGAGCGCTACGACGTCCTCACCGACCTCGCCGAGGCCCAGCGCTGGAGCGGCGACTGGTCCGGCCTCATCGCCACGACCGAGGAGCTCATCGCGGTGGCGGAGGAGCTCGACGACGTGCAGCTGCTCGCCCGGGCCGCGACGACGACCGCGGTGGGGGCGCTGTGGCAGTCCGGCCCCCACGGCAGCGTCAACGAGGGCGTGGTGCGCGCGCTGCGCGAGGTTCTCCAGAAGCTGCCCGACACCGACGACCCCGTGCGCTGCCGGGTGATGCTCAGCCTGGCGCTGGAGATCTACTACGGCTCGACCTTCGAGGAGCGCCGCGCGCTGTGCGACGAGGGCCTGGCGATGGCCCGTCGGCTCGGGGACGAGGCGCTCCTGCTCGACGCCTGCCAGCTCGCGTTCACGGCCCTGTGGCGGCCCTCGACCGCGCCCGAGCGGCGCGAGCTGATGACCGAGGGCATGGAGCTCGCGCACCGGCTCGGCAACGAGCGCGCGTACGTCGTCACCACCACGCTGCGGGCGGTCGTCGCGGCGGAGCTCGGTCTCCCCGAGGAGATGTGGGAGCACGCCGCGGTCGCCCGCGACGGCGCGCAGCGGCTGCGGCTGCCGTACGGCATCATCGTCCTGGACTCCCTCACCCTGCCGTGGCTGGCGATGGCCGGCCGGTTCGAGGAGTGCGAGGAGCTGATGGCGGACATCGTCCGGCTCGACCAGCAGATGACGCTGTCGCAGACGGAGGACGCGACGACCGGGGCGTTCATCACGTTGCGACTGTGGCAGGGGCGGTCCGCCGAGGTCGCGCCGACGCTCGAGCAGTTCGCCGAGCTGAGCCCGCTGCCGGCCACCTCGACCGTGCTGCTGTTCTGGCTGCGCGGCGGCGAGCGGGAGCGCGCCGTGTCGTGCTGGCGCCAGCACCCGGTCGACCTGACCGGCGACGACTGGTTCGCGATGCTCAACTGGTGCGCGGCCGCGGAGGTCGCCCTGTGGCTCGACGACCACGCGATGGCCTCGGAGGCCTACGAGCGCCTGGCGCCGTATGCCGGCCGGTCGGCGTGCGCGGGCTCCGGCAACGCGATCGGCCCGGTCGACCTGTTCCTCGCCCAGGCCGCCGCGGCGGTGGGAGAGCGCGACCTGGCCACCCGGCACGCCGACGCGGCCCAGGAGCTGCTGGAGGCGTGGCAGCTCCCGCTGGCTGCGGAGTGGTTCCGCGGCCAGCGGGAGCGCTTCGCGTTCTGA
- a CDS encoding hemerythrin domain-containing protein — protein MTTTTHATWPEQLRFPGQTAAHPGPVDMTMMYVMHHGFRRDLAAFAAAAKATPVTDRACWQALAERWDLFAEVLHHHHSGEDAGLWPTLLERTDDDGRRVLEAMEAEHHEIDPILQACAAGFRQLSTHADEDARAALAVRLCAGKESLARHLQHEETEAIAIIQQVLTNEEWEALEEEHFRQGVPFSAVLRLVPWAAHDVPGPLRREVFSRSGGIHRFLWRVTRRRFERRERLAFRYAA, from the coding sequence ATGACCACCACGACCCACGCCACCTGGCCCGAGCAGCTCCGGTTCCCGGGGCAGACCGCAGCCCACCCGGGCCCGGTCGACATGACGATGATGTACGTGATGCACCACGGCTTCCGCCGCGACCTGGCGGCGTTCGCCGCCGCCGCCAAGGCCACCCCGGTCACCGACCGCGCCTGCTGGCAGGCCCTCGCCGAGCGCTGGGACCTGTTCGCCGAGGTGCTGCACCACCACCACTCCGGCGAGGACGCCGGCCTGTGGCCGACGCTGCTCGAGCGCACCGACGACGACGGACGCCGGGTGCTGGAGGCAATGGAGGCCGAGCACCACGAGATCGACCCGATCCTGCAGGCCTGCGCCGCCGGCTTCCGGCAGCTGTCGACCCACGCGGACGAGGACGCCCGGGCCGCCCTCGCAGTGCGCCTGTGCGCCGGCAAGGAGAGCCTGGCGCGGCACCTGCAGCACGAGGAGACCGAGGCGATCGCGATCATCCAGCAGGTCCTCACCAACGAGGAGTGGGAGGCCCTCGAGGAGGAGCACTTCCGCCAGGGCGTCCCGTTCAGCGCCGTGCTGAGGCTGGTGCCGTGGGCGGCGCACGACGTGCCGGGCCCGCTGCGTCGGGAGGTCTTCTCCCGGTCCGGCGGCATCCACCGGTTCCTGTGGCGGGTGACGCGGCGACGCTTCGAGCGGCGCGAGCGGCTGGCCTTCCGGTACGCCGCCTGA